One segment of Belonocnema kinseyi isolate 2016_QV_RU_SX_M_011 chromosome 7, B_treatae_v1, whole genome shotgun sequence DNA contains the following:
- the LOC117176697 gene encoding uncharacterized protein LOC117176697: MRSLLLEMKFKYKKLNQRPVLMESFTVAGKRAEFLRKIEEYRHNNWNIFYQDETWCGANHSLKRGWLEHVQKKNTDNYDYYRGHVQHYGGYQGGFVNPSGAGLRIIISHIGSKDGFLEDCMLCFIGKKGNQDYHQEKNKQHFEEWFRKVLRKIPTKSVIVVDQAPYHTMLDPEFRNPTLAWKKASIIEWVQKRKIPLPVGVEAHEMLTIRDLLNMTKPYRYPKC; the protein is encoded by the coding sequence ATGCGATCACTGCTACTGGAAATGAAATTTAAGTACAAAAAACTGAATCAGCGTCCAGTTCTTATGGAAAGTTTCACTGTAGCTGGAAAACGAGCTGAGTTTTTGCGAAAAATAGAGGAATATAGGCATAATAACTGGAATATATTCTATCAAGATGAAACTTGGTGTGGAGCCAATCATTCTTTAAAACGTGGTTGGCTCGagcatgttcaaaaaaaaaatacagataatTACGATTATTACCGTGGTCATGTGCAGCACTACGGGGGATACCAGGGAGGCTTCGTCAATCCATCAGGAGCAGGTCTGCGAATTATAATTTCGCACATCGGCAGTAAAGACGGTTTTTTAGAAGATTGCATGCTGTGCTTCATTGGTAAGAAAGGGAATCAAGATTATCACCAAGAGAAGAATAAGCAACACTTCGAAGAATGGTTCCGGAAAGTTTTGCGAAAGATACCGACAAAGTCTGTCATTGTCGTCGACCAGGCACCTTATCATACGATGCTTGATCCAGAATTCAGAAACCCCACTCTTGCTTGGAAGAAAGCATCGATCATTGAGTgggtacaaaaaagaaaaattcccctTCCGGTGGGTGTTGAAGCACACGAAATGCTAACAATTAGAGATCTTCTAAATATGACTAAGCCTTATCGGTATCCAAAGTGTTAG